A window from Gottschalkiaceae bacterium SANA encodes these proteins:
- a CDS encoding 4Fe-4S binding protein, whose product MYKISDACIACGACEAECPVGAITAGDIYVISDACIDCGACADVCPVDAPQPE is encoded by the coding sequence ATGTATAAAATTTCAGACGCTTGTATCGCTTGCGGTGCATGTGAAGCAGAGTGCCCAGTAGGCGCTATTACTGCCGGAGATATTTACGTAATCAGCGATGCATGTATCGATTGCGGCGCTTGCGCGGACGTTTGTCCTGTAGACGCTCCACAACCAGAATAA
- a CDS encoding cyclic-di-AMP receptor, translated as MKLIVAIVQDQDAHALQTILIESGFGVTRLASTGGFLKDGNTTLLTGVKKDRVEEVLALIKENCETRIVTRNTTTSASWGSGVYLPYLVDVKVGGAVVFVLDVDQFEQF; from the coding sequence ATGAAATTGATAGTTGCGATTGTTCAGGATCAAGATGCCCATGCATTACAGACCATATTGATAGAGAGCGGATTTGGGGTAACACGGCTTGCATCGACGGGCGGATTCTTAAAGGACGGCAATACAACTTTATTGACGGGAGTTAAAAAAGATCGCGTGGAGGAAGTGTTGGCGTTGATTAAAGAAAATTGTGAGACAAGAATTGTCACAAGAAACACAACGACTAGCGCATCATGGGGTTCAGGGGTTTATTTGCCGTATTTGGTGGATGTCAAGGTTGGCGGTGCGGTCGTTTTTGTGCTTGATGTGGATCAATTTGAGCAGTTTTAG
- a CDS encoding tRNA1(Val) (adenine(37)-N6)-methyltransferase, whose product MVKSHERVDDLQLKGLQIIQNPDWFCFGIDAVLLADFVQANKRAKIMDLCTGNGIVPLLLYGKNKGTRIYGLEIQAEIAEMAQRSVSMNGLEEVISIQVGDASRIREMEKPHSFDVVTMNPPYKPMGGGMVNPTDHKAIARHEITAGLESLIESAAYLLNSQGRFYMVHRPQRLVEIITLMKKHGIEPKRIRLIYPKEGKRPNIVLIKGVRGGKADLIMEPAFFVYDENGEYRPEVHKAYEDIWKK is encoded by the coding sequence ATGGTCAAATCACATGAACGGGTCGATGACCTACAGCTTAAAGGGTTACAAATTATTCAAAATCCAGATTGGTTTTGCTTCGGCATTGACGCCGTTCTTCTAGCGGATTTTGTTCAAGCCAACAAGCGAGCCAAAATTATGGATCTTTGTACGGGGAATGGGATCGTTCCCCTGCTTTTGTATGGGAAGAATAAAGGAACGAGGATCTATGGACTGGAGATTCAAGCGGAGATTGCGGAAATGGCACAACGGTCCGTTTCCATGAATGGCTTGGAAGAGGTAATCTCCATTCAAGTCGGGGATGCCTCGCGGATTAGGGAGATGGAAAAGCCTCATAGTTTCGATGTAGTGACCATGAATCCGCCTTATAAGCCTATGGGCGGCGGGATGGTCAATCCGACGGACCATAAGGCCATTGCACGCCATGAGATTACTGCGGGGCTAGAAAGCCTCATTGAAAGCGCTGCATATCTCTTGAACAGCCAGGGACGGTTTTATATGGTTCACCGGCCACAGCGCTTGGTTGAGATTATTACCTTGATGAAGAAGCACGGAATCGAGCCCAAACGGATCCGTTTGATCTATCCCAAAGAGGGAAAACGACCCAATATTGTTTTAATAAAGGGCGTTCGGGGAGGAAAAGCCGATCTCATTATGGAACCTGCATTTTTTGTATATGACGAGAATGGAGAATATAGGCCCGAGGTTCATAAGGCCTATGAAGATATTTGGAAAAAATAA
- a CDS encoding DNA polymerase III subunit delta' C-terminal domain-containing protein: MIGHQAQEEQMKEAIRTKRVAHGYCFEGPEAIGKKKMAFNFAMDLLCQQGEGHCGTCHSCQMFAAGNHPDFHVYMPEGRSLKREQAETAIHELQIRSYEGGYKIFLFDDADKMTASAQNALLKSLEEPPAQTVIILVTANPQGLLATIRSRVQAIRFYPVEEAELVMGLRERGVDPETATSLARLSEGRPGHALSLLESKEFQALQEASEQALLYLLSPQSLQILPFLALFEKRKQEADAILNDFLNFFRDVLVMKTTRDDSRILNPTRRIQVKETARRVSESAIYGIIEQIIQTKEQLRRNLNLTVGLQHMFRIIQEEISGNDRRHSL, translated from the coding sequence ATGATAGGACATCAAGCGCAAGAGGAACAAATGAAAGAAGCGATCCGCACCAAACGGGTCGCTCATGGATATTGTTTTGAAGGACCGGAGGCCATCGGGAAAAAAAAGATGGCCTTCAATTTTGCCATGGATTTGTTGTGCCAGCAAGGAGAGGGTCATTGTGGCACCTGTCATAGTTGTCAGATGTTCGCGGCGGGAAACCATCCTGATTTTCATGTCTATATGCCGGAGGGCAGGTCGCTCAAGCGGGAACAGGCGGAAACTGCGATTCACGAATTGCAGATTCGTTCTTATGAAGGTGGATACAAGATTTTTCTCTTTGATGATGCGGACAAAATGACTGCCTCGGCGCAAAATGCCTTGCTAAAGAGTCTTGAGGAGCCGCCGGCGCAAACGGTGATCATCTTGGTGACTGCGAATCCTCAAGGATTGTTAGCAACTATTCGAAGCCGGGTGCAGGCCATTCGTTTTTATCCAGTGGAGGAAGCGGAATTGGTCATGGGCTTAAGAGAACGGGGTGTCGACCCCGAAACGGCAACAAGCCTTGCTCGTCTTTCTGAAGGTAGACCGGGGCATGCCCTTTCGCTCTTGGAGTCTAAGGAATTTCAAGCCCTTCAGGAAGCCTCGGAACAAGCCTTATTGTATTTGTTGTCGCCGCAATCCTTGCAGATTCTTCCCTTTCTTGCCCTCTTTGAAAAACGAAAGCAAGAGGCCGATGCCATTTTGAATGATTTCTTGAATTTCTTTCGGGATGTGCTGGTAATGAAAACCACGCGGGACGATAGCCGAATTTTGAATCCGACCAGACGAATCCAGGTTAAGGAGACGGCTCGAAGGGTGTCAGAAAGTGCGATCTATGGTATAATAGAACAGATTATTCAGACAAAGGAACAATTGCGAAGAAATCTCAATCTGACAGTTGGGCTTCAGCATATGTTCCGGATCATTCAGGAGGAAATAAGTGGAAACGATCGTAGGCATTCGCTTTAA
- a CDS encoding stage 0 sporulation family protein yields METIVGIRFKQAGKIYYFTPGDLDLAAGNQVIVETARGLEFGDVVSGPKEISEQEMNHPLKAVIRIATDEDRKVHKQNKEKVPNAFRLCQERIDKHGLEMKLVDVEYTFDNNKIIFYFTADGRVDFRELVKDLAGVFRTRIELRQIGVRDEAKIVGGMGSCGRQLCCNSFLGEFAPVSIKMAKNQNLSLNPTKVSGVCGRLMCCLNYEHTHYVELLKELPKVNKMVDTPDGVGKVFDLDILRGKVKVRFRNERGPDQFVTYDAKEVSIYKKPEPKPKGKFESKIDLGAVNDFLDDLYEEPKKEGEAKPSAENLVEEVPKKMKLPQAKRDQIQTSAINKKLTGIDGKDRAQSRGSKRRRSGRRRPNPNKPAATEKKNEE; encoded by the coding sequence GTGGAAACGATCGTAGGCATTCGCTTTAAACAAGCGGGAAAAATTTATTATTTCACGCCCGGCGATCTGGATCTAGCAGCGGGAAATCAAGTCATCGTTGAAACCGCGCGGGGATTAGAGTTTGGAGATGTGGTGAGTGGACCGAAAGAAATTTCGGAACAGGAAATGAATCACCCCCTCAAAGCGGTTATTCGGATTGCAACGGACGAGGATCGGAAGGTCCATAAACAGAATAAGGAAAAGGTGCCGAATGCATTTCGGCTTTGCCAGGAACGGATTGACAAGCACGGATTGGAAATGAAATTGGTGGATGTGGAGTATACCTTCGACAACAATAAGATTATTTTCTATTTCACCGCTGACGGTCGCGTTGACTTTCGGGAATTGGTTAAGGACTTGGCAGGTGTTTTCCGCACAAGAATCGAACTGCGCCAAATTGGTGTGCGAGATGAAGCCAAGATTGTTGGCGGCATGGGCTCTTGCGGACGTCAATTGTGTTGCAATAGTTTCCTAGGGGAATTTGCACCTGTATCCATTAAAATGGCCAAGAATCAAAATCTTTCTTTGAATCCAACCAAGGTATCCGGTGTATGTGGTCGATTGATGTGTTGCTTGAATTACGAGCACACGCATTATGTAGAATTGCTGAAAGAATTACCAAAGGTCAACAAGATGGTGGATACGCCTGATGGCGTAGGCAAGGTATTTGATTTGGATATTTTGCGTGGAAAAGTAAAAGTTCGTTTTCGAAATGAGCGGGGTCCCGATCAGTTTGTGACCTATGACGCCAAAGAAGTGTCGATTTATAAAAAGCCAGAGCCAAAGCCTAAGGGTAAATTTGAATCGAAAATTGATTTGGGAGCGGTGAATGACTTTTTAGATGACCTTTATGAGGAACCGAAAAAAGAAGGCGAGGCGAAGCCATCTGCTGAAAACTTGGTGGAAGAAGTGCCGAAAAAAATGAAGCTGCCTCAAGCCAAGCGGGATCAGATTCAAACCTCCGCAATCAACAAAAAATTAACGGGAATTGATGGGAAAGATCGTGCGCAGTCCAGGGGAAGCAAACGGAGGCGAAGTGGCAGACGCCGACCGAATCCGAATAAACCGGCAGCCACGGAAAAGAAGAATGAAGAATAG